A genomic window from Dechloromonas sp. A34 includes:
- a CDS encoding nitrogen fixation protein NifQ — protein MNGPDRRFGREVLFAELLLAPCDRKLAGDPNRYLLASMLAGLSMGDGCLPADLGLGEAVFRHLLDQYFPGQEIRAPLRQVEAIPEWSDIQKLLLDHRARAYPSELLIANIVATACAGRDHLWQDLGLLERSELSNLMWTNFPELARANTGDMKWKKFLYRQFCASEGIYVCPAPSCGVCTDFAKCFGPEN, from the coding sequence ATGAACGGTCCGGACCGCCGCTTCGGCCGCGAAGTCCTCTTCGCGGAACTCCTGCTCGCGCCCTGCGACAGGAAGCTGGCCGGCGATCCGAACCGTTACCTGCTGGCCAGCATGCTGGCCGGCCTGAGCATGGGTGACGGCTGCCTGCCGGCCGACCTCGGGCTCGGCGAAGCGGTCTTCCGCCACCTGCTCGACCAATACTTTCCCGGCCAGGAGATTCGCGCCCCGCTGCGCCAGGTCGAAGCCATTCCCGAGTGGAGCGACATCCAGAAGCTGCTGCTCGACCATCGTGCCCGCGCCTACCCGTCCGAACTGCTGATCGCCAACATCGTGGCCACCGCCTGCGCCGGCCGCGACCACCTCTGGCAGGATCTCGGCCTGCTCGAGCGCAGCGAACTGAGCAACCTGATGTGGACCAACTTCCCGGAACTGGCTCGCGCCAATACCGGAGACATGAAGTGGAAAAAATTCCTTTACCGCCAGTTCTGCGCGAGTGAAGGCATCTACGTTTGTCCCGCACCGTCGTGCGGGGTTTGTACCGACTTCGCCAAATGTTTTGGTCCGGAGAACTGA
- a CDS encoding 2Fe-2S iron-sulfur cluster-binding protein: protein MALITFSSHLHKDKTVYAVAGSHRQTVLELAKEHHIPIDFGCGDGECGTCLVKVSSVDAKRSPMGAPLTDREINVLKEMGHISQAQIDQMRVDDLCPTQWRLACQVVLRDEDVLIEYPSK, encoded by the coding sequence ATGGCCCTCATTACTTTCAGCAGTCACCTTCACAAAGACAAGACGGTCTATGCCGTTGCCGGCAGCCACCGGCAGACCGTTCTCGAACTCGCCAAGGAACACCACATTCCGATCGACTTCGGTTGCGGCGACGGCGAATGCGGCACCTGCCTGGTCAAGGTTTCCTCGGTCGACGCCAAGCGTTCGCCGATGGGCGCCCCGCTGACCGATCGCGAAATCAACGTGCTCAAGGAAATGGGCCACATCAGCCAGGCCCAGATCGACCAGATGCGCGTCGACGACCTTTGTCCGACCCAGTGGCGCCTGGCCTGCCAGGTCGTGCTGCGTGACGAAGACGTGTTGATCGAATATCCGAGCAAGTGA
- a CDS encoding 2Fe-2S iron-sulfur cluster-binding protein gives MPKARVTFEDIGVTVTVPAGTRLIEVSEKVGAGIVYGCREGECCTCLTKVISGGENLAAPSVLEDQVLKDNLAPRGHRLACQAQIIGGDIVVKPA, from the coding sequence ATGCCAAAAGCCAGAGTCACCTTCGAAGACATCGGCGTCACGGTCACCGTGCCGGCCGGCACCCGGCTCATCGAAGTTTCGGAAAAAGTCGGCGCCGGCATCGTCTATGGCTGCCGCGAAGGCGAATGCTGCACCTGCCTGACCAAGGTCATTTCCGGTGGCGAAAATCTCGCCGCCCCCTCGGTCCTCGAAGACCAGGTGCTCAAGGACAACCTGGCGCCGCGCGGTCATCGTCTGGCCTGCCAAGCCCAGATCATCGGCGGCGACATCGTCGTCAAACCGGCCTGA
- a CDS encoding FprA family A-type flavoprotein: protein MTAAATTDLAVEIAPGVHWVGALDPHLRSFDIILKTANGTSYNSYVVRGENGVAIIDTVKENFADDFFRRLESVARYDEITTIVLNHLEPDHSGALPELLKRAPQARVYLSSRAQMMLKALLKPSGEKPPQYIPVTTDDTVDLGGRTLRFLHTPYLHWPDTQCTYLEEDGILFTGDIFGCHFCDGRLFNDRVGDFRFSFEYYYAHIMRPFREYILDAMALIEPLDLQLIAPAHGPILRHQPRDYVLRYRELATPRLYNEARSEKTLVVFYLSAYGNTRRMAEALAAGAERIGGVRVSLYDLEGAEADLFTDLVEEADGLAIGSPTINGDAVKPIWDLLSSLTTVNVKGKLGAAFGSYGWSGEAVRLIEDRLRGLKLRIPVDGLRIKLVPDAAELEQCCDLGESLARHLTGQFEHRVVDMTALA from the coding sequence ATGACCGCTGCGGCCACCACTGATCTCGCCGTAGAAATCGCCCCGGGCGTCCACTGGGTGGGCGCCCTCGACCCGCATCTGCGGAGTTTCGACATCATCCTGAAGACCGCCAACGGCACGAGCTACAACTCGTACGTCGTGCGCGGCGAGAACGGCGTGGCGATCATCGATACGGTGAAGGAGAACTTCGCCGACGATTTCTTCCGTCGCCTCGAATCGGTGGCGCGCTACGACGAAATCACCACCATCGTCCTCAACCACCTCGAACCGGACCACAGCGGCGCCCTGCCCGAGTTGCTCAAGCGCGCCCCGCAGGCCCGGGTCTATCTCTCGAGCCGCGCCCAGATGATGTTGAAGGCGCTGTTGAAGCCTTCCGGCGAGAAGCCGCCGCAATACATCCCGGTGACCACCGACGACACCGTCGACCTCGGCGGCCGCACCCTGCGCTTCCTGCACACGCCCTACCTGCACTGGCCGGACACCCAGTGCACCTATCTCGAAGAGGACGGCATCCTGTTTACCGGCGACATCTTCGGCTGCCATTTCTGCGACGGCCGGCTGTTCAACGACCGGGTCGGCGATTTCCGCTTCTCGTTCGAGTATTACTACGCCCACATCATGCGGCCATTCCGCGAGTACATACTCGATGCGATGGCGCTGATCGAGCCGCTCGACCTCCAGCTGATCGCCCCGGCCCACGGCCCGATCCTGCGTCACCAGCCGCGCGACTACGTGCTGCGCTACCGCGAACTGGCCACGCCGCGGCTGTACAACGAGGCGCGCAGCGAAAAGACACTGGTCGTTTTCTACCTCTCGGCCTACGGCAATACCCGGCGCATGGCCGAAGCGCTGGCTGCCGGCGCCGAACGCATTGGCGGAGTCCGCGTCTCGCTCTACGACCTCGAAGGCGCCGAAGCCGACCTGTTCACCGACCTCGTCGAGGAAGCCGACGGCCTGGCTATCGGCAGCCCGACCATCAACGGCGACGCGGTGAAACCAATCTGGGACCTGCTCTCCTCGCTGACCACGGTCAACGTCAAGGGCAAGCTCGGCGCCGCCTTCGGCTCCTACGGCTGGAGCGGCGAAGCGGTGCGCCTGATCGAGGACCGCCTGCGCGGCCTGAAATTGCGCATCCCGGTCGACGGGCTGCGCATCAAGCTCGTCCCCGATGCCGCGGAACTCGAGCAGTGCTGCGACCTGGGCGAAAGCCTGGCCCGTCACCTGACCGGCCAGTTTGAACACCGCGTGGTCGACATGACCGCGCTCGCATAA
- a CDS encoding ArsC/Spx/MgsR family protein, producing the protein MATITFYEKPGCKGNLRQKTLLAAAGHTVQAKSLKTEAWTAERLLAFLGQLPIATWFNQAAPAIKSGEIVPENLGFEHALQLLLENPLLIRRPLMEVGEERMVGFDTAAVDAWIGLNGVELPEGNIEACVHGPEGHGSCGSHAHEAEESSHDRCGHH; encoded by the coding sequence ATGGCCACCATCACCTTCTACGAAAAACCCGGCTGCAAGGGCAACCTGCGCCAAAAGACCCTGCTCGCCGCCGCCGGCCACACCGTCCAGGCCAAGAGCCTGAAAACCGAAGCCTGGACGGCCGAGCGCCTGCTCGCCTTTCTCGGCCAGCTGCCGATCGCCACCTGGTTCAACCAGGCGGCACCGGCCATCAAATCCGGCGAAATCGTCCCGGAAAATCTCGGCTTCGAACATGCCCTGCAATTGCTGCTCGAAAACCCGCTGCTCATCCGCCGCCCACTGATGGAAGTCGGCGAAGAGCGCATGGTCGGTTTCGATACCGCTGCCGTCGACGCCTGGATCGGCCTCAACGGCGTCGAGTTGCCGGAAGGCAATATCGAAGCCTGCGTCCATGGCCCGGAAGGCCACGGCAGTTGTGGCAGCCACGCACACGAGGCAGAGGAAAGCAGCCATGACCGCTGCGGCCACCACTGA
- a CDS encoding 4Fe-4S binding protein codes for MALQITESCVNCWACVDVCPNDAIFEDKPHFLIDDGKCTECLGDHSVPQCAAICPIEMAIVDELGEFLNPPGSLTGIPIEKLKEFGLWREAA; via the coding sequence ATGGCACTGCAAATCACCGAGTCCTGCGTCAATTGCTGGGCCTGCGTCGATGTCTGCCCGAATGACGCGATTTTCGAGGACAAGCCGCACTTCCTGATCGATGATGGCAAATGCACCGAGTGTCTGGGCGATCACAGCGTGCCGCAGTGCGCTGCGATCTGCCCGATCGAAATGGCCATCGTCGATGAACTGGGCGAGTTCCTGAACCCGCCGGGATCGCTGACCGGGATTCCGATCGAGAAGTTGAAGGAGTTCGGGTTGTGGCGGGAAGCGGCGTGA
- the nifB gene encoding nitrogenase cofactor biosynthesis protein NifB — translation MELPVISNSAPAEGGGCASSGCGTAPDALGHLPDHIRAKVQDHPCYSEEAHHYFARMHVAVAPACNIQCNYCNRKYDCSNESRPGVVSEVLTPKQAINKVLAVAAEIPQMTVLGIAGPGDPLANPARTFETFEELSNRAPDIKLCVSTNGLNLPMYVDRIAQHNIDHVTITINCVDPEVGAKIYPWIFWENKRIFGVEGARILIEQQQLGLQMLTDRGILVKVNSVLIPGINDEHLKEVSKIVKAKGAFLHNVMPLIAEAEHGTYYGIMGQAEPTPEMLQDLQDACAGDMAMMRHCRQCRADAVGLLGEDRGDEFTMDKIDVMEVDYEAAMVRRKVVHDEILEKLDAKRGIVKPKAEESGIPADARPVLMAVAGKNGVVAEHFGHAKEFLIYEASPAGARFMSHRKTELYCGGMDACGDGDVVDAGATESLLDRNIRILEGCEVVLCSKVGYEPWAKLEAAGIAPNGEHAMEPIEEAVMAVYKEIAATGKLSPSAEDRKVA, via the coding sequence GTGGAACTACCCGTTATAAGTAACTCCGCCCCCGCTGAAGGCGGCGGCTGCGCCTCCAGCGGCTGCGGTACGGCCCCGGATGCCCTGGGCCATCTGCCGGACCATATCCGCGCCAAGGTCCAGGACCACCCCTGCTATTCCGAAGAAGCGCACCACTATTTCGCCCGCATGCACGTTGCCGTGGCCCCGGCCTGCAACATCCAGTGCAACTACTGCAACCGCAAGTACGACTGCTCCAACGAATCCCGGCCGGGCGTCGTTTCCGAAGTTTTGACGCCGAAGCAGGCGATCAACAAGGTGCTCGCCGTCGCGGCCGAAATCCCGCAGATGACCGTGCTCGGCATCGCCGGACCCGGAGACCCCCTCGCCAACCCGGCCCGCACCTTCGAGACTTTTGAAGAGCTCTCGAATCGCGCCCCGGATATCAAACTCTGCGTGTCGACCAACGGCCTCAACCTGCCGATGTATGTCGACCGTATCGCCCAGCACAACATCGATCACGTGACGATCACCATCAACTGCGTCGATCCGGAAGTCGGTGCCAAGATCTACCCGTGGATTTTCTGGGAGAACAAACGCATCTTCGGCGTCGAAGGCGCGCGCATCCTGATCGAACAGCAGCAGTTGGGTCTGCAGATGCTGACCGACCGCGGCATCCTGGTGAAGGTCAATTCGGTGCTCATCCCGGGCATCAATGACGAGCATCTCAAGGAAGTCTCGAAGATCGTCAAGGCCAAGGGCGCTTTCCTGCACAACGTCATGCCACTGATCGCCGAAGCCGAACACGGCACCTACTACGGCATCATGGGCCAGGCCGAACCGACCCCGGAAATGCTCCAGGACCTGCAGGACGCCTGTGCCGGCGACATGGCGATGATGCGCCATTGCCGCCAGTGCCGGGCCGATGCGGTCGGCCTGCTCGGTGAAGACCGCGGCGACGAATTCACCATGGACAAGATCGACGTCATGGAAGTCGATTACGAAGCCGCCATGGTCCGTCGCAAGGTTGTCCACGACGAGATCCTCGAGAAGCTCGACGCCAAGCGCGGCATCGTCAAACCGAAAGCCGAAGAGTCCGGTATTCCGGCCGATGCCCGCCCGGTGCTAATGGCGGTGGCCGGCAAGAACGGCGTCGTCGCCGAACACTTCGGTCATGCCAAGGAATTCCTGATCTACGAAGCCTCGCCGGCTGGTGCGCGCTTCATGAGCCATCGCAAGACCGAGCTTTACTGCGGCGGCATGGATGCCTGCGGCGACGGCGATGTGGTCGATGCCGGTGCTACGGAATCCCTGCTCGATCGCAACATACGCATTCTCGAAGGCTGCGAGGTCGTGCTCTGCTCCAAGGTCGGTTACGAACCCTGGGCCAAGCTGGAAGCCGCCGGCATCGCGCCGAACGGCGAACATGCGATGGAGCCGATCGAGGAGGCAGTGATGGCGGTGTACAAGGAAATTGCGGCAACCGGCAAGCTCAGCCCGTCGGCTGAAGACAGAAAGGTGGCCTGA
- a CDS encoding response regulator — protein MNTNGDSPTRDTSARPADAEHQRTVLLVDDEENMISSLKRLLRREGYRILSAGGGAEGLEILATHRVDVIVSDQRMPQMTGVEFLRQVNTMYPDTVRIVLSGYTELQSITDAINEGAIYKFLTKPWDDEQLRANIQEAFRHKELGDENQRLSAELTLVNEQLRRLLAENQRELQRDQVVLGLVQEILQGVPLPVVGLDDEGMIVCANQEADRLLGRQASLIGSFAQERLPPDLLQLLSGGAGEMIWQQGDVCWLARHRFIGDEAAPRGHLLILSKENQT, from the coding sequence ATGAATACCAACGGAGACAGTCCCACCCGCGATACCTCGGCGAGGCCGGCGGACGCCGAGCATCAACGTACCGTGCTGCTGGTCGACGACGAAGAGAACATGATCTCTTCGCTGAAACGGCTGCTGCGCCGGGAAGGCTACCGCATCCTGTCGGCGGGGGGCGGGGCCGAAGGCCTGGAAATCCTCGCCACGCACCGCGTCGATGTGATCGTCTCCGATCAGCGCATGCCGCAGATGACCGGCGTCGAATTCCTGCGTCAGGTCAATACGATGTACCCGGATACCGTGCGCATCGTGTTGTCCGGCTACACCGAACTGCAGTCGATCACCGATGCCATCAACGAGGGGGCGATCTACAAGTTCCTGACCAAGCCCTGGGACGATGAACAACTCCGTGCCAATATCCAGGAAGCCTTTCGCCACAAGGAGTTGGGCGACGAGAACCAGCGCCTGAGCGCCGAACTGACGTTGGTCAACGAGCAGTTGCGCCGGCTGCTGGCGGAAAACCAGCGCGAGTTGCAACGCGATCAGGTCGTGCTCGGCCTCGTGCAGGAAATCCTGCAAGGGGTGCCGCTGCCGGTCGTCGGTCTCGATGACGAAGGGATGATCGTCTGCGCCAACCAGGAGGCGGATCGCCTGCTCGGGCGGCAGGCGTCGCTGATCGGTTCCTTTGCGCAGGAGCGCCTGCCACCCGACCTGCTGCAGCTGTTGAGCGGCGGCGCCGGCGAGATGATCTGGCAGCAGGGCGATGTGTGCTGGTTGGCCCGCCATCGCTTCATCGGTGACGAGGCCGCGCCGCGCGGGCACCTGTTGATCCTCAGTAAGGAAAACCAGACATGA
- a CDS encoding ATP-binding protein has protein sequence MSEANTGVVAAGAMETFVWNDRFMTGEAIVDDEHKELVRIINWVGSLQAEQRGDPDELHAVLDKLVAYAVMHFAHEEELMASVACDERHASLHRSIHEDFARQVTAMREINLGTGDSEFLLRFLTNWLAYHILGTDQAMTRQVHNIRRGLTPAKAYEAERANKADPATANLLDALNSLYRVIASRNHALVDMNRSLEQRVAERTRDLTAANEQLVVEHHELKRAMETVKSTQMRLIESEHKRSLEAKRHMELFLAQIVDGDPVPTFVINAEHKVTHWNKACAAITGTPAALVVGTSRHWAPFYPNERPIMADLIVSSDLERLETLYTGIFRRSPVIPDAYEAEAFFPHFVDGGRWLFFTAAPLRDASGRVIGAIETLQDVTDRHKAEEGLREHQVQLEELVAQRTAQLSNVKEQLVQSEKLASIGQLAAGVAHEINNPIGFVHSNIGVLENYLGNLFGMLEAYEAAESAITDPAVVVRLKALREKIDLPFLKEDIPQLMVESKDGISRVKKIIQDLKDFSRVDCTQEWQFANLHQGIDSTVNIVANEVRYKADVVKEYGQLPDVECLVAQLNQVFMNLLVNAAHAMGEQRGTITIRTGTAGDKVWLEFSDTGSGIPEGIRQKIFDPFFTTKPVGKGTGLGLSLSYGIIQKHNGQIEVQSEVGKGTTFRITLPVRHVKAKGGQ, from the coding sequence ATGAGCGAGGCAAACACCGGGGTGGTCGCCGCGGGGGCGATGGAAACCTTTGTCTGGAATGATCGCTTCATGACCGGTGAAGCCATCGTCGATGACGAACACAAGGAGCTGGTCCGCATCATCAACTGGGTGGGCAGCCTGCAGGCCGAGCAGAGGGGCGATCCGGACGAGCTGCACGCGGTTCTCGACAAGCTGGTTGCCTATGCCGTGATGCATTTCGCCCACGAAGAGGAACTGATGGCCAGCGTCGCTTGCGACGAGCGCCATGCCAGCCTGCACCGCTCGATCCATGAGGATTTCGCCCGCCAGGTCACGGCCATGCGCGAGATCAACCTGGGGACGGGGGACAGCGAATTCCTGTTGCGTTTCCTGACCAACTGGCTGGCTTATCACATTCTCGGTACCGACCAGGCGATGACCCGCCAGGTGCACAACATCCGGCGTGGCCTGACACCGGCCAAAGCCTACGAGGCGGAGCGCGCCAACAAGGCCGACCCGGCGACCGCCAATCTGCTCGACGCGCTGAATTCGCTGTACCGGGTGATCGCCTCGCGCAACCATGCCCTAGTCGACATGAACCGCTCGCTGGAGCAGCGCGTTGCGGAGCGGACGCGCGACCTGACAGCGGCCAACGAGCAGCTGGTCGTCGAACACCACGAGTTGAAACGGGCGATGGAGACGGTGAAATCGACGCAGATGCGGCTGATCGAGTCGGAGCACAAGCGCTCCCTCGAGGCCAAGCGCCACATGGAATTGTTTCTCGCCCAGATCGTAGATGGTGATCCGGTGCCGACCTTTGTCATCAATGCCGAACACAAGGTGACGCACTGGAACAAGGCCTGCGCCGCGATCACTGGCACCCCGGCGGCGCTGGTAGTCGGTACCAGCCGCCATTGGGCGCCGTTTTATCCCAACGAGCGGCCGATCATGGCCGACCTGATCGTCAGCAGCGATCTTGAACGCCTGGAAACCCTGTATACGGGAATTTTCCGGCGTTCGCCGGTCATCCCTGACGCCTACGAAGCGGAGGCTTTCTTTCCACATTTCGTTGATGGCGGGCGCTGGCTGTTTTTCACCGCTGCACCCCTGCGCGACGCCAGCGGTAGGGTGATCGGGGCCATCGAGACGCTGCAGGACGTCACCGATCGCCACAAGGCAGAAGAGGGGCTGCGCGAGCACCAGGTCCAGCTCGAGGAACTGGTTGCCCAGCGCACGGCGCAGCTGAGCAATGTCAAGGAACAGTTGGTGCAATCCGAGAAACTGGCGTCGATCGGCCAGCTGGCGGCCGGTGTGGCGCACGAGATCAACAACCCGATCGGTTTCGTGCATTCGAACATCGGTGTGTTGGAGAACTATCTCGGCAACCTGTTCGGTATGCTGGAGGCCTACGAGGCCGCCGAATCCGCGATCACCGATCCGGCCGTTGTCGTCCGGCTCAAGGCTCTGCGCGAGAAGATCGATCTGCCTTTTCTCAAGGAAGATATTCCGCAACTGATGGTCGAGTCGAAGGACGGCATCAGTCGGGTCAAGAAGATCATCCAGGACTTGAAGGATTTTTCGCGAGTCGATTGCACGCAGGAGTGGCAGTTCGCCAACCTGCACCAAGGCATCGATTCGACGGTCAATATCGTGGCCAACGAAGTCCGCTACAAGGCCGATGTCGTCAAGGAATATGGCCAGCTACCGGATGTCGAGTGCCTGGTGGCGCAGCTCAACCAGGTCTTCATGAACCTGCTCGTCAATGCTGCCCACGCCATGGGCGAGCAGCGGGGAACCATCACCATCCGTACCGGCACGGCGGGCGACAAGGTCTGGCTGGAGTTTTCCGACACCGGCAGCGGCATTCCCGAAGGAATCCGCCAGAAGATCTTCGACCCCTTCTTCACCACCAAGCCGGTCGGCAAGGGTACCGGCCTCGGGCTGTCTCTGTCCTACGGCATCATCCAGAAGCACAACGGACAGATCGAGGTGCAGAGCGAGGTCGGCAAGGGCACCACTTTCCGCATCACCCTGCCGGTCCGCCATGTGAAGGCCAAGGGCGGGCAGTGA
- a CDS encoding (Fe-S)-binding protein codes for MKTHLDWSAYDTYGMGDAYAGIPATGGNYAKAVAVCMNNHQCQREGKGVMCPSYRITGDPAHSTGARVKAFKAALNGELGEQPFIHPDLAAAMDLCVSCKGCKKECPSSVDMTLIKTEYLAQRNEQLGVPRRARLFGGLPQWLYRYRRPLALLVRWRNAWPGLARLAERWLGIAAARPIPLPASQPFVGATPDKAGPRGKVVLFVDTFSHYYTPEVATAAQAVLTAAGYAVEILRPAADDAEADRPLCCGRTYLSQGMVDAAKLEGRRVMAALAPVLAAGTPIVGLEPSCLLALRDEFYSLSLGPDVAQVGKQAFLFEEFLMREGNKGLKLNLKPISGGKAVVHGHCHQKAFGAMKAMKKVLGWIPEFEFDIVDASCCGMSGSFGLEAEHYAASVKMGELALLPAVRSAAEDAPIIADGFSCRHQIADGTGRQAIHVAVLLQRALA; via the coding sequence ATGAAAACGCATCTCGACTGGTCGGCCTACGACACCTACGGCATGGGCGATGCCTACGCCGGCATCCCCGCCACTGGCGGCAACTACGCCAAGGCGGTCGCCGTGTGCATGAACAACCACCAGTGCCAGCGCGAGGGCAAGGGCGTCATGTGTCCGAGCTACCGCATCACCGGCGATCCGGCCCATTCCACCGGCGCTCGGGTCAAGGCCTTCAAGGCGGCGCTGAACGGCGAACTGGGCGAACAGCCCTTCATCCACCCGGATCTGGCAGCGGCGATGGACCTCTGCGTCTCGTGCAAGGGTTGCAAGAAGGAATGCCCGAGTTCGGTCGACATGACGCTGATCAAGACCGAATACCTGGCCCAGCGCAACGAGCAACTCGGCGTGCCGCGCCGCGCCCGGCTGTTCGGCGGCCTGCCGCAATGGCTGTATCGGTATCGCCGGCCGCTGGCGTTGCTCGTCCGTTGGCGCAATGCCTGGCCCGGACTGGCCCGCCTCGCCGAACGCTGGCTGGGCATTGCGGCGGCCCGCCCGATCCCGCTGCCGGCCAGCCAGCCCTTCGTCGGCGCAACGCCGGACAAGGCCGGCCCGCGCGGCAAGGTCGTGCTCTTCGTCGATACCTTCAGCCATTACTACACGCCGGAAGTCGCCACGGCGGCCCAAGCCGTGCTGACGGCGGCCGGCTACGCGGTGGAAATCCTGCGCCCGGCGGCCGACGACGCTGAAGCCGACCGCCCGCTATGCTGCGGCCGGACCTACCTGTCGCAAGGCATGGTCGACGCCGCCAAACTCGAGGGCCGGCGGGTGATGGCGGCGCTGGCCCCGGTGCTGGCCGCCGGCACGCCCATCGTCGGCCTTGAACCGTCCTGCCTGCTCGCTCTGCGCGATGAGTTCTACAGCCTGTCGCTCGGCCCCGATGTGGCGCAGGTCGGCAAACAGGCTTTCCTGTTCGAGGAGTTCCTGATGCGTGAGGGCAACAAGGGGCTGAAGCTGAATCTGAAGCCGATTTCAGGCGGCAAGGCGGTCGTCCATGGTCATTGCCATCAGAAGGCCTTCGGCGCGATGAAGGCGATGAAGAAGGTGCTCGGCTGGATACCGGAATTCGAGTTCGATATCGTCGACGCCAGCTGCTGCGGCATGTCTGGTAGCTTCGGCCTGGAAGCCGAGCACTACGCGGCCTCGGTCAAGATGGGAGAACTGGCGCTACTGCCGGCTGTGCGCTCCGCCGCCGAAGACGCACCGATCATCGCCGACGGCTTTTCCTGCCGCCACCAGATCGCAGATGGCACCGGGCGGCAGGCCATACATGTCGCGGTTCTGTTGCAGCGGGCGCTGGCCTAA
- a CDS encoding DUF3553 domain-containing protein: protein MSNLTQGDRVFHPNQKGWGLGKVLNVTPDNIDVFFVGTGAKRLSKSFVKLEIAEGTAAKHRLLDNLIETSQIGSVDYVSPAAAVERFLTIHPEGFSAPRFVKDEREASVRAHQFFIQLLGETEISELIAERRYQDVCDRVRHIESVTTLLTKGEKAAFYSALDTPVNQKTFSVALAALLYGTDSEEERFKGFVRALDLLGISRWPYATLFGFLRFPQEKAYIKPTVIQTVAKAFCWRINYKAEPNWRGYAAVLRLYNHLRTSLLEEGLMPRDMIDVQSFIWTIGQK, encoded by the coding sequence ATGAGCAACCTAACCCAAGGCGATCGTGTATTTCATCCCAACCAGAAGGGCTGGGGACTCGGGAAAGTGCTCAACGTAACCCCTGACAATATCGATGTCTTCTTTGTCGGGACAGGCGCCAAGCGTCTTTCAAAATCATTCGTCAAGCTCGAGATTGCCGAGGGCACAGCGGCAAAACACCGCCTGCTGGACAACCTGATCGAAACATCTCAGATCGGCAGCGTCGACTATGTTTCTCCCGCGGCGGCCGTTGAGCGCTTCCTGACGATCCACCCGGAAGGCTTTTCAGCGCCGCGTTTTGTCAAGGACGAGCGCGAGGCCAGCGTTCGGGCGCACCAGTTCTTTATCCAGTTGCTGGGGGAAACGGAGATTTCCGAACTGATCGCCGAGCGGCGCTATCAAGACGTCTGCGACCGGGTTCGCCATATCGAATCGGTGACAACGCTGCTGACCAAGGGCGAAAAGGCGGCTTTCTACAGCGCCCTCGATACGCCGGTGAATCAAAAGACCTTCTCCGTGGCCCTGGCCGCCCTCCTCTACGGGACGGATTCGGAAGAGGAACGTTTCAAGGGCTTCGTTCGCGCCCTTGACCTGCTAGGTATCAGCCGCTGGCCGTATGCCACGCTGTTCGGATTCCTCCGCTTCCCGCAGGAAAAAGCCTATATCAAGCCGACCGTGATCCAGACGGTGGCCAAGGCCTTCTGCTGGCGAATCAACTACAAGGCCGAGCCGAACTGGCGCGGCTATGCCGCCGTCCTGCGCCTCTACAACCATCTGCGCACGAGTCTGCTTGAAGAAGGCCTGATGCCCAGAGACATGATCGATGTGCAGTCCTTCATCTGGACGATCGGCCAAAAATAA